A part of Micromonospora chersina genomic DNA contains:
- a CDS encoding polyprenyl synthetase family protein: protein MTVTVAPTDPALLRDRFDAALAAFLRERGPGRPDDGTGAVHAVLRRFVLAGGKRLRPLFCYWGWRGFGGPDGGPIVVAAAALELFHAFALIHDDILDRSDRRRGEPTVHRIFADRHVRAGWRGDPEAYGRQAALLCGDLCAAWSGQMFHGCGLDTERLRRGHALLARMRAEVIAGEYLDVVAAAGDGSVASALAVVRMKTARYTVTRPVQVGAALAGADPEVVAALAGFGDPLGDAFQLRDDLLGVFGDPALTGKSNLDDLREGKPTVLLALARAHAGPAGLARLRALVGDPALGPAGAAEVRGIVEASGARAAVERMIRSRADAALAALDRLPLTGPARAALADLAARAVDRRR, encoded by the coding sequence ATGACCGTGACCGTCGCACCGACCGACCCGGCCCTGCTGCGGGACCGCTTCGACGCGGCGCTCGCCGCGTTCCTCCGCGAGCGCGGGCCGGGTCGGCCGGACGACGGCACGGGGGCCGTGCACGCGGTGCTCCGCCGGTTCGTCCTGGCCGGCGGCAAGCGGCTGCGGCCGCTGTTCTGCTACTGGGGCTGGCGGGGCTTCGGCGGCCCCGACGGGGGCCCCATCGTGGTGGCCGCGGCGGCGCTGGAGCTGTTCCACGCCTTCGCGCTGATCCACGACGACATCCTGGACCGCAGCGACCGCCGGCGCGGCGAGCCGACCGTCCACCGGATCTTCGCCGACCGGCACGTCCGGGCCGGCTGGCGCGGCGACCCCGAGGCGTACGGCCGGCAGGCGGCCCTGCTCTGCGGCGACCTGTGCGCCGCCTGGTCCGGGCAGATGTTCCACGGCTGCGGGCTGGACACCGAGCGGCTGCGCCGGGGCCACGCCCTGCTGGCCCGGATGCGGGCCGAGGTGATCGCGGGGGAGTACCTCGACGTGGTGGCCGCTGCCGGCGACGGCTCGGTGGCCAGCGCCCTCGCGGTGGTCCGGATGAAGACGGCGCGCTACACGGTGACCCGCCCGGTGCAGGTGGGCGCCGCCCTGGCCGGGGCGGACCCGGAGGTGGTGGCGGCGCTGGCCGGGTTCGGCGACCCGCTCGGGGACGCCTTCCAGCTCCGCGACGACCTGCTCGGCGTCTTCGGCGACCCGGCGCTGACCGGCAAGTCCAACCTGGACGACCTGCGGGAGGGGAAGCCGACCGTGCTGCTGGCGCTGGCCCGGGCGCACGCCGGGCCGGCCGGGTTGGCACGGCTGCGGGCGCTTGTCGGCGACCCGGCGCTGGGCCCGGCGGGCGCCGCCGAGGTGCGTGGCATCGTCGAGGCGTCCGGTGCGCGGGCGGCGGTGGAGCGGATGATCCGGTCGCGGGCCGACGCCGCCCTGGCCGCCCTGGACCGGCTGCCGCTGACCGGGCCGGCCCGGGCGGCGCTGGCGGACCTGGCGGCCCGGGCCGTGGACCGGCGTCGCTGA